From one Phycisphaerales bacterium genomic stretch:
- the metF gene encoding methylenetetrahydrofolate reductase [NAD(P)H] produces the protein MRFDQILADHRPSISFEFFPPKSDEAARTLYSTVSGLEPLGPSFVSVTYGAGGSTRDRTRELVLRLRRDTTLTTVPHLTCVNSSRREIAEILQSYVEGGVENVLALRGDLPPGAEHFEPPADGFRYASDLVAFIRKEFPALGIGVAGYPEGHPETTDKMLDLDNLKRKVDAGADVVITQLFFDNRDFYDFVERCELVGISKPIVAGIMPIQSIAGVKRMASLSGARLPAELLRALARAGDDDERVASVGAHWAADQCRRLLDHQVRGLHFYTLNRSAATRRIYESLGIKHSHQLRA, from the coding sequence ATGCGATTCGACCAGATCCTGGCCGATCATCGACCGAGCATTTCCTTCGAGTTTTTTCCGCCCAAGTCGGATGAAGCCGCGAGGACGCTGTATTCGACGGTTTCCGGGCTCGAACCGCTCGGGCCCTCGTTCGTCTCCGTCACGTATGGCGCCGGGGGATCGACGCGCGACCGCACGCGGGAACTCGTACTCCGCCTGAGGCGCGACACGACGCTGACGACCGTGCCGCATCTCACGTGCGTGAACTCCTCGCGCCGCGAGATCGCAGAGATCCTGCAGAGTTACGTCGAGGGAGGAGTCGAAAACGTGCTGGCCTTGCGCGGCGACCTGCCGCCCGGCGCCGAGCATTTCGAGCCACCCGCGGATGGGTTCCGCTACGCCAGCGACCTCGTCGCGTTCATCCGCAAGGAGTTCCCAGCGCTGGGGATCGGCGTGGCCGGGTATCCGGAAGGGCACCCCGAGACGACCGACAAGATGCTTGATCTCGACAACCTCAAGCGCAAGGTGGACGCGGGCGCTGACGTGGTCATCACGCAGCTGTTCTTCGACAATCGCGACTTCTACGACTTTGTCGAGCGCTGCGAATTGGTCGGCATCAGCAAGCCCATCGTGGCCGGCATCATGCCGATCCAATCCATCGCCGGAGTCAAGCGCATGGCGAGCCTGAGCGGGGCGCGCCTGCCGGCCGAACTGTTGCGGGCCCTGGCCCGGGCGGGCGATGATGACGAGCGCGTAGCCAGCGTCGGCGCTCACTGGGCGGCCGACCAGTGCCGCCGCCTGCTCGACCACCAGGTACGCGGGCTGCACTTCTACACGCTCAACCGGTCCGCCGCGACGCGCCGCATCTACGAGAGCCTTGGCATCAAGCACTCACATCAGTTGCGGGCCTGA
- a CDS encoding DUF1579 domain-containing protein: MNRLCIFGWSAAAAVALASFTGCASSDEPEMDPEEMMAQWEAMNQPGEHQEHLKSMVGTWDVVNTMWMEPGGEPMVSTGVAVNRMIMDGRYLEGEYEGEWEGEKFTGKGLTCYDNMTGKYINVWGDSMSTGLMTSEGHCTQDGKVFNFECEMNLGEMGGIQKCREVITIVSPDKYTFEWFEKRGGDEMKTMEIVYTRRR, encoded by the coding sequence ATGAATCGGCTTTGCATCTTCGGCTGGTCGGCCGCCGCGGCGGTTGCGCTTGCATCATTCACCGGTTGTGCTTCGTCCGACGAACCGGAGATGGATCCGGAAGAGATGATGGCCCAGTGGGAGGCCATGAACCAGCCCGGCGAACATCAGGAGCACCTCAAGTCCATGGTCGGCACCTGGGACGTCGTCAACACCATGTGGATGGAGCCAGGCGGCGAACCCATGGTCTCGACCGGCGTCGCGGTCAATCGCATGATCATGGACGGCCGCTACCTCGAAGGCGAGTACGAGGGCGAGTGGGAGGGCGAAAAGTTCACCGGCAAGGGCCTCACCTGCTATGACAACATGACCGGCAAGTACATCAACGTCTGGGGCGATTCGATGTCCACGGGCCTGATGACCTCTGAGGGTCACTGCACGCAGGACGGCAAGGTGTTCAACTTCGAGTGCGAGATGAACCTCGGTGAGATGGGCGGCATTCAGAAGTGCCGCGAGGTCATCACCATCGTGAGCCCGGACAAGTACACGTTCGAGTGGTTTGAGAAGCGCGGCGGCGACGAAATGAAAACCATGGAAATCGTGTACACCCGCAGGCGCTGA